The following proteins are encoded in a genomic region of Betaproteobacteria bacterium:
- a CDS encoding uroporphyrinogen-III synthase yields MALAESRFFLLEPIIMDTRSPPVVAFLESRAGEQMGKLITRLGAVALHAPAMAEQPDIDLAQLRTWIDRWEKAGNPLVIFQTGVGVEALFSAFEELDLVPAFRTLLERSTITVRGPKPTAALRKRQIRIDLSAPTPFTSETLLQALAKTELSGREVYVQRHGGQNPELMEALQSQGAKVMEITAYRWSVPEDTEPLDRLLDALARGEVGTLVFTSASQIQNLIAYAQTKCQREMCVGAINHASVLSVGPVCSNALRQCGIVVAGEASPPKLGPLMELLKGNLRGRGLLSPAVGS; encoded by the coding sequence ATGGCGCTGGCAGAATCGCGGTTCTTTCTCTTGGAACCGATAATCATGGACACCCGATCCCCGCCCGTGGTGGCGTTTTTGGAGAGCCGGGCGGGCGAGCAGATGGGCAAGCTCATCACTCGCCTGGGTGCCGTTGCCTTGCACGCGCCCGCAATGGCTGAGCAACCCGACATTGACCTCGCTCAACTACGCACATGGATCGATCGATGGGAAAAGGCCGGCAACCCCTTGGTGATTTTTCAAACAGGGGTGGGGGTAGAGGCGCTCTTTAGCGCGTTCGAGGAATTGGATCTTGTCCCCGCATTTCGAACACTCCTGGAGCGCTCCACGATTACCGTGCGCGGGCCGAAGCCAACCGCCGCGTTGCGCAAACGCCAGATCCGCATCGACCTGAGTGCCCCAACGCCCTTCACCAGCGAGACGTTGCTGCAAGCTCTGGCAAAGACCGAGCTGAGCGGGCGAGAAGTCTACGTCCAACGCCACGGCGGGCAAAATCCGGAATTGATGGAAGCCCTTCAGAGCCAGGGCGCGAAGGTGATGGAGATCACTGCCTACCGGTGGAGTGTGCCGGAAGACACCGAGCCCTTGGACCGTTTGCTAGACGCTTTGGCTAGGGGCGAAGTGGGCACCCTGGTCTTTACCAGCGCCAGCCAGATTCAGAATTTGATCGCCTATGCGCAAACCAAGTGCCAACGGGAAATGTGTGTTGGCGCGATCAACCACGCCAGCGTGCTGTCAGTCGGCCCAGTGTGTTCGAATGCGTTAAGGCAATGCGGCATCGTAGTTGCCGGCGAAGCATCGCCTCCTAAATTGGGGCCGTTGATGGAATTGCTGAAAGGTAATTTGCGCGGGCGCGGGCTACTTTCGCCAGCTGTTGGCTCCTAG
- a CDS encoding type II toxin-antitoxin system Phd/YefM family antitoxin: MGDRWQLQDAKNRLSELVRKAREDGPQVITVHGTDAVVVVDAGQFRKLSPRKGTLVEFFRRSPLVGIELDITRSQDTGRPVKL, encoded by the coding sequence ATGGGCGATCGCTGGCAGTTGCAAGATGCCAAGAACCGGCTGAGCGAACTGGTACGCAAGGCACGAGAAGACGGGCCGCAGGTGATCACCGTTCATGGCACGGATGCCGTTGTCGTCGTGGACGCGGGCCAATTTCGTAAGCTCAGCCCGCGCAAGGGCACGCTGGTTGAATTTTTCCGCCGTTCGCCACTCGTGGGTATCGAACTCGATATCACGCGAAGCCAAGATACCGGAAGGCCAGTTAAGTTATGA
- a CDS encoding type II toxin-antitoxin system VapC family toxin, whose product MSHLLDTCVISELVKPEPNEAVLRWLSEQDEGRLFLSVLTMGELERGIAKLTASRKKASLGKWVRRELARRFEDRILPIDLPVAQHWGMIAGSSERTGQPLPVIDSLISATAMAHGFIVVSRNEADFKRCGAECVNPWRAS is encoded by the coding sequence ATGAGCCACTTACTCGATACGTGCGTCATCTCTGAATTGGTCAAGCCCGAGCCCAATGAAGCTGTGCTTCGATGGTTATCCGAGCAGGACGAAGGCCGGCTTTTCTTGAGCGTTCTGACCATGGGTGAGTTGGAAAGAGGGATCGCAAAACTCACTGCCTCCCGCAAGAAGGCCAGTTTGGGAAAGTGGGTGAGGAGAGAGCTTGCACGGCGATTTGAAGACCGGATCTTGCCTATCGATCTGCCTGTCGCGCAACATTGGGGGATGATCGCAGGTTCGTCCGAGCGCACGGGCCAACCACTTCCGGTGATTGACAGTCTCATATCCGCAACGGCTATGGCCCATGGATTTATCGTGGTTTCGCGGAACGAGGCTGATTTCAAACGCTGCGGCGCAGAATGCGTGAACCCGTGGCGGGCATCGTGA
- a CDS encoding acyl-CoA dehydrogenase yields the protein MLTAMQDDTFRLLRESVRRFVEKEIVPNARAWEAQGFVPREVLRAMGKLGFLGLRYPEEFGGGAMDARATALLAEELGRSTFGGFAITVLVHTDMASPHLMNAGSPEQIGKYMPGIVSGDLITAVAVTEPGAGSDVKSIRTTARRDGGDWVLNGSKMFITNGAEGNLVFVAAKTDPALGSKGVSMFIVEKGTKGFSTGRRLQKMGWRSSDTAELVFDGCRVPAENLLGEENRGFYAIMKNFQNERIAIAAMTMGEAARAIELTLDYVRTRQAFGAPLWEKQTIRQRLSMLAAKVEAGRQLVLHAASLDASGHDCVKEVSMAKAFCAETLNEVVYDCLQFHGGFGFIEESAIERMYRDARVQTIGGGATEVMLEEIAKRL from the coding sequence ATGCTTACCGCCATGCAAGACGACACCTTTCGCCTCCTTAGAGAAAGTGTTCGCCGGTTTGTCGAGAAGGAGATCGTTCCCAACGCCCGTGCCTGGGAGGCCCAGGGCTTCGTGCCGCGCGAGGTGCTGCGAGCCATGGGTAAGCTCGGTTTCCTGGGATTGCGCTACCCAGAGGAGTTTGGCGGCGGCGCCATGGACGCACGCGCGACCGCGTTGCTGGCCGAGGAACTTGGCCGCTCTACCTTCGGCGGCTTCGCCATCACGGTGCTCGTGCATACGGACATGGCCTCACCGCACTTGATGAACGCAGGCTCGCCGGAACAAATTGGCAAGTACATGCCGGGCATCGTCTCCGGTGACCTCATCACCGCCGTGGCCGTGACCGAGCCGGGAGCAGGCTCCGACGTGAAGAGCATCCGTACCACCGCGCGCCGCGATGGCGGGGATTGGGTCCTGAATGGTTCGAAAATGTTCATCACCAACGGCGCGGAGGGCAACCTCGTCTTCGTTGCCGCGAAGACGGACCCGGCGTTGGGCTCGAAGGGCGTTTCGATGTTCATCGTCGAGAAGGGGACGAAGGGTTTTTCCACCGGGCGGCGGCTGCAGAAGATGGGTTGGCGCTCGTCGGATACCGCGGAACTTGTGTTCGACGGCTGCCGCGTGCCCGCGGAGAATCTGCTTGGCGAGGAGAACCGCGGCTTCTACGCGATCATGAAAAATTTCCAGAACGAACGCATCGCCATCGCCGCCATGACCATGGGCGAGGCCGCGCGCGCCATCGAATTGACGCTCGATTACGTGCGAACGCGCCAGGCCTTCGGCGCACCCTTGTGGGAGAAGCAAACGATCCGGCAGCGGCTTTCCATGCTTGCCGCGAAAGTCGAAGCCGGCCGCCAGCTCGTGCTTCACGCCGCCTCGCTGGACGCGAGCGGCCACGACTGCGTGAAGGAAGTTTCCATGGCCAAGGCCTTCTGCGCCGAAACGCTGAACGAGGTCGTCTACGACTGCCTGCAGTTCCACGGCGGCTTCGGCTTCATCGAGGAATCCGCCATCGAGCGCATGTACCGCGACGCGCGCGTCCAGACCATCGGCGGAGGGGCCACCGAGGTGATGCTGGAAGAAATCGCGAAACGGCTCTAA
- the maiA gene encoding maleylacetoacetate isomerase, whose amino-acid sequence MKLHGYFRSSAAYRVRIALAIKGLPYEYKSIHLMKGEQYLQEFSAISPQNLVPVLEDEGALLYQSLAIMQYLDETHPNPPLLPKAPAERNRVRSLALICACEIHPLNNPRVLKYLTEQFGVSEEQKNQWYAHWVQTGFRALEKRLATETYTGKFCHGDSAGFADCVLVPQVANAVRFKVDISAFPTILRINEECLKLEPFRQAMPENQPDAS is encoded by the coding sequence ATGAAACTCCATGGCTACTTTCGCAGTTCGGCGGCTTACAGGGTGCGCATTGCCTTGGCGATCAAGGGCCTGCCCTACGAGTACAAGAGCATCCATCTCATGAAGGGGGAACAGTATCTGCAGGAGTTCAGCGCCATCAGCCCGCAGAATCTGGTGCCGGTGCTGGAAGACGAGGGAGCGCTTCTCTACCAATCGCTCGCCATCATGCAGTACTTGGACGAAACCCATCCCAATCCCCCGTTGCTGCCCAAAGCTCCGGCGGAGCGCAATCGCGTGCGCTCGCTCGCACTCATTTGCGCTTGCGAGATCCATCCGCTCAACAATCCGCGCGTGCTCAAATATCTGACGGAACAGTTTGGTGTGAGCGAAGAGCAGAAGAACCAGTGGTACGCCCATTGGGTGCAGACAGGATTTCGCGCTCTGGAGAAGCGTTTGGCCACGGAGACGTACACGGGCAAGTTTTGTCACGGCGACAGCGCGGGTTTTGCCGATTGCGTGTTGGTTCCCCAGGTGGCGAACGCGGTGCGATTCAAGGTGGACATATCCGCCTTCCCGACGATTCTTCGCATCAATGAAGAATGTTTGAAGCTCGAGCCGTTTCGGCAGGCCATGCCAGAGAACCAGCCCGACGCGAGTTGA
- a CDS encoding TIGR00730 family Rossman fold protein, with amino-acid sequence MRICVFCGANAGARPVFAEATKELGALIARRGMGVVYGGGNVGLMGILAGAALEAGGEVIGVIPKRLVDRELAHTGVSALHIVPTMHERKALMADLSDAFIALPGGFGTLDEIFEILTWAQMGIHSKPCGVLNVDGFFDSLMAFLDRAVEEGLLQLRNRNLFAIASDPGELIRMLDIRASHRTEEVKDVR; translated from the coding sequence ATGAGAATCTGCGTGTTCTGTGGCGCGAATGCGGGGGCTCGCCCGGTATTCGCCGAGGCAACCAAGGAGCTGGGAGCCCTCATCGCCCGCCGTGGCATGGGCGTGGTCTACGGTGGAGGAAACGTGGGGCTCATGGGTATCCTGGCCGGCGCCGCCTTGGAGGCCGGGGGCGAAGTGATTGGCGTGATTCCCAAGCGTTTGGTCGATCGCGAACTTGCGCATACTGGCGTGAGCGCGCTCCACATCGTGCCCACCATGCATGAGCGAAAGGCGCTCATGGCCGATCTTTCCGATGCATTCATCGCCTTACCTGGCGGGTTCGGTACCCTGGACGAGATTTTCGAGATCCTTACCTGGGCCCAAATGGGTATTCACTCCAAACCCTGCGGCGTACTAAACGTGGATGGTTTTTTCGATAGCCTAATGGCATTTCTGGACCGCGCGGTGGAAGAGGGCTTATTGCAACTCCGGAACCGGAATTTGTTCGCGATAGCTAGCGACCCTGGCGAACTTATCCGCATGCTGGACATCCGAGCTTCACATCGGACCGAAGAAGTGAAAGATGTGCGTTAG
- a CDS encoding FKBP-type peptidyl-prolyl cis-trans isomerase, whose protein sequence is MKSLISVCVAVLLALIISSIRAAPPTDVEFKDIEVGTGASLKRNAFAVMHFSAWVYDETAAEFKGSQFGDSRARGETVTWVYGLRRAIAGVEKGMAGMRVGGKRYVLIPAKLGYDGHKHAAPAGVPPNSTLVFEIDLLSVVPQGAPE, encoded by the coding sequence ATGAAATCCTTGATCTCAGTATGTGTAGCGGTTTTGCTCGCGCTCATCATCTCCTCAATACGTGCCGCTCCGCCCACGGATGTGGAGTTCAAGGATATCGAAGTCGGTACGGGAGCTAGCTTGAAGCGCAATGCCTTCGCCGTCATGCATTTTTCTGCTTGGGTTTACGATGAAACTGCCGCCGAGTTCAAGGGCTCCCAGTTCGGGGACTCCAGGGCACGCGGTGAGACTGTCACCTGGGTCTATGGCTTGCGGCGTGCCATCGCCGGGGTCGAAAAGGGAATGGCGGGGATGCGCGTGGGAGGCAAACGCTACGTGCTCATTCCCGCCAAACTGGGTTACGACGGTCACAAGCACGCCGCACCGGCGGGCGTGCCGCCGAACTCCACGCTCGTGTTCGAGATCGATCTCCTAAGCGTGGTGCCACAAGGAGCCCCGGAATAG
- the sfsA gene encoding DNA/RNA nuclease SfsA, producing the protein MKFDAPLIPARLVKRYKRFLTDVVLTNGDTLTALCPNTGSLMGCATPGSPIWLSHSSSPTRKYAHTWELVEPTPKTIVGINTLIANRLVEEAIQNRVIVPLQGYDSVSREVRYGTENSRIDFLLQGVNQVPCYTEVKNVTAAVSNGIALFPDAVSERASKHLRELMLEVRRGNRAVLVFCVQRGDVTEVRPADAIDPVYGTTLREAIAQGVEALAYQAEVSPLEIRLSRGIPVVCP; encoded by the coding sequence ATGAAGTTTGACGCGCCGCTCATCCCAGCACGTCTGGTGAAGCGCTACAAGCGTTTCCTCACCGATGTTGTACTCACCAATGGCGATACCCTTACCGCCCTATGCCCCAATACCGGTTCCCTGATGGGATGCGCAACGCCAGGATCGCCTATTTGGTTGAGCCACAGTAGTTCTCCCACGCGCAAGTACGCCCACACCTGGGAGTTGGTGGAGCCCACGCCAAAGACAATCGTCGGTATCAATACCCTAATCGCCAACCGCTTGGTGGAAGAGGCCATTCAAAACAGAGTCATCGTGCCCTTGCAAGGCTACGACTCCGTTTCCCGGGAAGTGCGCTACGGCACGGAAAATAGCCGCATAGATTTTCTATTGCAGGGCGTTAACCAGGTGCCTTGCTACACGGAAGTCAAGAACGTCACAGCCGCGGTCTCCAACGGCATAGCGTTATTTCCCGATGCCGTGAGCGAACGCGCATCAAAACACCTGCGAGAACTCATGTTGGAAGTGCGGCGCGGCAACCGTGCCGTTCTCGTATTTTGCGTGCAACGCGGTGATGTGACCGAGGTTCGCCCCGCCGATGCGATCGACCCCGTTTACGGCACAACCCTGCGCGAAGCTATTGCCCAAGGGGTCGAAGCCTTGGCCTACCAGGCGGAAGTCTCGCCGCTGGAAATTCGTCTGTCGCGGGGAATTCCTGTCGTTTGCCCTTAG
- a CDS encoding N-acetyltransferase yields the protein MLATRILHSLEAVRPQDWDALAGSQPFLRHAFLHALEDTGCVSRDTGWAPRYITLWDGHRLAAAMPLYLKTHSYGEFVFDWAWARAYNEHGLPYYPKLLCAVPFTPVTGHRLLATTPELRGQLLKAALAFAKESRVSSLHVLFPPENVAHELAQAGLMLRTTVQFHWRNAGYQSFDQFLAGMNHDKRKKIKQERRRVREAGVTYRWFNGLTASEAHWGFFCRCYFNTYREHGSSPYLNRDFFTRLARCMPENLLLVIAMLDDEPAACALNIHDGHSLYGRYWGSNVRIPGLHFETCYYQAIEFCIQERLQVFEGGAQGEHKLSRGLLPVETHSAHWIANPGFSQAIERYLQQETTGIGQYVNELKEHSPFKSISHEV from the coding sequence ATGCTGGCCACTCGCATTCTGCATTCCCTCGAAGCCGTTCGGCCCCAAGATTGGGACGCCCTCGCGGGCAGCCAACCTTTCTTGCGCCATGCGTTCCTCCATGCGCTAGAAGACACTGGGTGTGTGTCCCGCGACACGGGATGGGCCCCTCGCTACATCACTCTTTGGGACGGGCACCGCCTGGCCGCCGCCATGCCCCTTTATCTGAAGACACACAGCTATGGCGAATTCGTTTTTGACTGGGCTTGGGCGCGCGCTTATAACGAGCATGGCCTGCCCTACTACCCCAAGCTGCTGTGCGCGGTGCCCTTCACGCCCGTCACCGGGCACCGCTTATTGGCCACTACGCCTGAACTGCGCGGACAGTTGCTGAAGGCCGCGCTTGCCTTCGCAAAAGAATCGCGCGTGTCGTCCCTGCATGTCTTATTTCCGCCGGAGAACGTCGCTCATGAGTTGGCACAAGCGGGGCTGATGTTGCGTACCACGGTGCAGTTTCATTGGCGCAATGCGGGCTACCAGAGTTTCGATCAGTTCCTTGCCGGCATGAATCACGACAAACGCAAGAAGATCAAGCAGGAGCGCCGGCGTGTGCGCGAGGCAGGTGTCACCTACCGCTGGTTCAACGGCTTGACCGCTAGTGAAGCGCATTGGGGGTTTTTTTGCCGGTGCTATTTCAACACTTACCGGGAACACGGATCCTCGCCTTATCTGAATCGTGATTTTTTTACCCGGCTCGCGCGGTGCATGCCGGAGAATCTGCTCCTAGTGATTGCCATGCTGGATGACGAGCCCGCCGCCTGCGCCCTAAACATCCACGACGGGCACAGCCTCTATGGCCGCTATTGGGGAAGCAACGTGCGCATACCCGGCCTGCATTTCGAGACCTGCTACTACCAAGCCATTGAGTTTTGCATCCAGGAAAGGCTGCAGGTCTTCGAAGGGGGTGCGCAAGGCGAGCACAAGCTATCCCGTGGTCTATTGCCGGTGGAAACCCATTCCGCCCACTGGATCGCAAACCCCGGGTTTTCGCAAGCCATCGAGCGCTACCTGCAACAAGAAACCACCGGCATTGGGCAATACGTGAACGAACTGAAGGAGCACAGCCCTTTCAAGAGTATTTCCCATGAAGTTTGA
- a CDS encoding P-II family nitrogen regulator: MKKVEAVIKPFKLDEVREALSELGVTGLTVTEVKGFGRQKGHTELYRGAEYVVDFLPKVKVEVVVADTLVDRAIESIVKAARTGKIGDGKIFVTTVEQVIRIRTGETDEAAV, encoded by the coding sequence ATGAAAAAGGTCGAGGCGGTAATCAAGCCCTTCAAGTTAGACGAAGTACGCGAAGCCCTGTCCGAGTTAGGCGTGACGGGATTGACGGTCACCGAGGTAAAAGGCTTCGGCCGCCAGAAAGGGCATACGGAGCTGTATCGCGGCGCCGAGTACGTGGTGGACTTTCTGCCCAAGGTTAAGGTGGAGGTGGTGGTGGCGGATACGCTGGTGGATAGGGCCATCGAATCCATCGTCAAGGCGGCCCGCACGGGTAAGATCGGCGACGGGAAAATATTCGTGACCACGGTCGAGCAAGTCATTCGCATACGAACGGGAGAGACGGACGAGGCCGCCGTATAA
- a CDS encoding DNA mismatch repair protein MutS, with protein MDKRGAKAGEDAASLFRDAVKDVHPMHKRKSVAPPKPRPAPVPRQRLRDEAQVMKDSLSEAFTADSALDVGEGLAYLRDGIPRQTLRKLRAGQWSIQDRLDLHSLRTEEARPLLASFLSGCVRRGLRCVTIIHGKGMRSPNGQPVLKGRVAGWLVQRDEVLAYIEAGPADGGSGAVIVLLKAGKRPASARDSGI; from the coding sequence ATGGACAAGCGGGGCGCGAAAGCTGGCGAGGATGCCGCGAGCCTTTTCCGCGATGCGGTGAAGGACGTGCATCCCATGCACAAGCGCAAGAGCGTGGCACCACCCAAGCCGCGCCCAGCGCCCGTACCGAGGCAACGCCTGCGCGACGAAGCCCAGGTCATGAAGGACAGCTTGAGCGAAGCCTTCACCGCCGATTCGGCGCTAGACGTGGGCGAAGGACTCGCCTATTTGCGCGATGGCATTCCTCGGCAAACCTTGCGCAAGTTACGCGCGGGCCAATGGTCCATCCAAGACCGGCTTGATTTACATAGCCTGCGCACCGAGGAAGCACGCCCGTTGCTAGCGAGTTTTCTGTCGGGTTGCGTGCGCCGGGGACTGCGTTGCGTCACCATCATTCACGGCAAGGGCATGCGCTCGCCCAATGGACAACCGGTTCTCAAGGGCCGGGTGGCGGGCTGGCTGGTACAGCGCGATGAAGTGCTGGCCTACATCGAGGCGGGCCCCGCGGATGGGGGCTCCGGCGCGGTAATCGTACTACTGAAGGCCGGCAAACGTCCGGCCAGCGCACGCGATTCTGGCATTTGA
- the trxB gene encoding thioredoxin-disulfide reductase yields MTKKHARLLILGSGPAGYSAAVYAARANLKPVLITGMAQGGQLMTTTDVDNWPADAGGVQGPELMERFRKHAQRFDTEIVFDHIHTAKLGERPLTLTGDQAAYTCDALIIATGASAKYLGLPSEEKFMGKGVSACATCDGFFYRGQDVAVIGGGNTAVEEALYIANIAKTVTVVHRRDKFRAEKIMIDRLMDKSRGGNVRIEWNHTLDEVLGDKTGVTGVRIKNAQSGATQERSLQGVFIAIGHTPNTQLFEGQLQMEGGYIVTQCGRAGNFTATSIPGVFAAGDVQDHIYRQAVTSAGTGCMAALDAERYLDDHA; encoded by the coding sequence ATGACTAAGAAACACGCCAGGCTCCTGATCCTTGGCTCAGGCCCCGCCGGTTACTCCGCCGCCGTTTATGCGGCCCGCGCCAATCTGAAACCCGTGCTCATCACCGGCATGGCCCAGGGCGGCCAGTTGATGACCACCACCGACGTGGACAATTGGCCAGCCGATGCCGGCGGCGTTCAAGGCCCGGAGCTGATGGAGCGCTTCCGCAAGCACGCGCAACGCTTCGATACCGAGATCGTCTTCGATCACATTCATACTGCCAAGCTCGGCGAGAGACCTTTAACTCTTACCGGCGACCAAGCAGCCTACACTTGCGACGCCCTCATTATCGCCACCGGAGCATCGGCCAAATACCTGGGCCTGCCTTCGGAAGAGAAATTCATGGGCAAAGGCGTTTCGGCTTGTGCGACTTGCGACGGTTTTTTCTACCGGGGCCAAGACGTGGCGGTCATCGGCGGAGGAAATACGGCGGTGGAGGAGGCGCTTTATATCGCCAATATCGCCAAGACGGTGACAGTCGTGCACCGCCGCGACAAGTTCCGCGCGGAAAAAATCATGATTGATCGTTTAATGGATAAGTCGCGCGGCGGCAACGTTCGCATCGAATGGAATCACACCTTGGACGAAGTACTGGGCGACAAGACCGGCGTCACTGGCGTTCGCATCAAGAATGCCCAGAGTGGCGCCACCCAGGAGCGATCGCTGCAAGGCGTGTTTATCGCCATCGGTCATACGCCGAACACGCAGTTATTCGAAGGCCAGCTACAGATGGAAGGTGGCTATATCGTCACCCAATGCGGGCGCGCGGGAAATTTCACCGCCACCAGCATTCCCGGTGTGTTTGCCGCCGGGGATGTACAAGACCATATCTACCGCCAGGCGGTGACGAGCGCGGGGACCGGTTGCATGGCGGCACTGGACGCAGAGCGTTATCTCGACGACCACGCCTAG